The window GCCACGGATCGTCACGCTGCACGATTTCGACATCGCCCCGATGGAGCCCGACGCAGGAGCGAAACTGCGCATGAGCATCCAGGCCAAGACCTACCGGTACAACGAGCAGGAGGTGCAGCCATGAAGCCGGCTTGGCGCATTATCCTGCTGGCGGGGCTGGTCGTGCTGGCGGGCTGCAACAACGATAACGGCTTCAGCGACCTGGACGCCTACATGAACGAAGTGCGGCTGCGCCCGCCCGGCAAGATCGAGCCAACGCCGACGTTCAGGCCTTACGAAACCTTCACTTACAGCGCCGCCGACCTGCGCAGCCCGTTTTCACGGCAGGTCAGGGTGGATCAGGCCGGCCGCCAGAAGGGTGCACGCAACGTCCGGCCCGACCCGACTCGGGTCAAGCAATACCTGGAAGGCTTCAACATCGAGCAGTTTGAAATGGTCGGGACGATTTCCAACGTCAGCGGCTCCTTCGCGCTGCTGCGCGGCGCGGGCGGGGTGCACCGGCTCAAGGTCGGTGACTATCTGGGACGCAACGACGGGCGGATCGTCGGCATTAGCGCCACCCAGGTCGAGGTGGTCGAAATCGTTCCTGATGGCGAGGGCGCCTGGCTGGAACGGCCACGGACCATTCCTCTGAAAGAGCACTCAATAGTGGAACTCGAACAATGAACAGGTTTTTTCCAGCCCTCGGTATTTCGCTATGGATAGCGCTGTTGTCGCCGATGGTTCATGCGGTCAATCTGAAAACGCTGGATGTCGCGGCGCTGCCGGGGGACCGCATCGAGTTGAAACTCACCTTCGACGGGCCGCCCCCTGCGCCTCGGGGCTACACGACCGAGCAGCCGGCCCGGATCGCTCTGGATCTGCCGGGGGTGACCAGCCAGTTGGCCCACAAGAGACATGATCTTGGTGCTGGCAATGCGCGAAGCGCCACGGTGGTCGAGGCGGCTGATCGTACCCGTTTGATCATTGGCCTTACCCAGCTTGCGCCCTATACCGCGCGGGTCGAGGGCAACAGCCTGCTTGTGGTGGTCGGCAAGGGAACGGTTGCCAGCGCTACTGCCCAGGCGCCACGCCCGGCGGCTCCCAGCGCTGTGCCCGCCAGAGCCAGTGCGCCGGTGGGCAAGGCGATCCGAGGGGTAGATTTCCAGCGCGGTACCCAGGGCGAAGGCAATGTGGTGATCGATCTGTCGGATCCCTCGATCGCCCCGGACATCCAGGAGCGTGAAGGCAAGATCATCCTCAACTTCGCCAAGACCCGGTTGCCCGAACCGCTGCGCGTGCGCCTGGACGTCAAGGACTTCGCCACCCCGGTGCAGTTCGTCAATGCCAGTGCCGGCGCCGACCGGGCCACCATCAGCATCGAACCCAGCGGTACTTTCGATTACTCCACCTACCAGACGGACAACAAACTGACCGTCAGTGTCCGACCCATGACAGTCGAGGATCTGCAAAAACGCGATGCCAGTCGCGAGGCCTACAACGGTGAAAAGCTGTCCCTCAACTTTCAGGACATCGAGGTGCGCTCGGTCCTGCAACTGATTGCCGATTTCACCAACCTCAACCTGGTGGCCAGTGACACGGTGCAGGGCGGCATTACCCTGCGCCTGCAAAATGTGCCTTGGGACCAGGCGCTGGACCTGGTGCTCAAGACCAAAGGGCTGGACAAGCGCAAGGTCGGCAATGTGCTGCTGGTCGCCCCCGCCGACGAAATCGCGGCCCGTGAGCGCCAGGAACTCGAATCCCAGAAGCAGATTGCCGACCTGGCGCCGCTACGGCGTGAGCTGTTGCAGGTCAACTATGCGAAGGCTGCGGACATCGCCAAGCTGTTCCAGTCGGTGACCAGTGCCGAAGCCAAGGCCGATGAGCGCGGTACGATCACGGTCGATGAGCGAACCAACAACATCATTGCCTACCAGACCCAGGACCGGCTCGACGAACTGCGCCGGATCGTGGCGCAGCTGGATATCCCGGTGCGCCAGGTGATGATCGAGGCGCGGATTGTCGAGGCCAACGTTGACTACGACAAGAGCCTGGGCGTGCGCTGGGGTGGATCGATCCAGAACAAAGGCAACTGGAACACTTCAGGGGTCACCACCGGCGACTCCACCACCATCGGCACGCCGGGCAGCACCAGCACCAACCAGCCGTTTGTCGATCTGGGCGCGTCGGGCAATACCTCCGGCATCGGCATCGCCTTCATCACCGACAATGTACTGCTGGACCTGGAATTGACGGCCATGGAGAAAACCGGCAACGGGGAAATCGTCTCTCAGCCCAAGGTGGTGACGTCCGACAAAGAGACGGCAAAAATCCTCAAGGGCACGGAGATTCCCTATCAGGAAGCCAGTTCCAG is drawn from Pseudomonas rhizophila and contains these coding sequences:
- a CDS encoding pilus assembly protein PilP, which codes for MKPAWRIILLAGLVVLAGCNNDNGFSDLDAYMNEVRLRPPGKIEPTPTFRPYETFTYSAADLRSPFSRQVRVDQAGRQKGARNVRPDPTRVKQYLEGFNIEQFEMVGTISNVSGSFALLRGAGGVHRLKVGDYLGRNDGRIVGISATQVEVVEIVPDGEGAWLERPRTIPLKEHSIVELEQ
- the pilQ gene encoding type IV pilus secretin PilQ: MNRFFPALGISLWIALLSPMVHAVNLKTLDVAALPGDRIELKLTFDGPPPAPRGYTTEQPARIALDLPGVTSQLAHKRHDLGAGNARSATVVEAADRTRLIIGLTQLAPYTARVEGNSLLVVVGKGTVASATAQAPRPAAPSAVPARASAPVGKAIRGVDFQRGTQGEGNVVIDLSDPSIAPDIQEREGKIILNFAKTRLPEPLRVRLDVKDFATPVQFVNASAGADRATISIEPSGTFDYSTYQTDNKLTVSVRPMTVEDLQKRDASREAYNGEKLSLNFQDIEVRSVLQLIADFTNLNLVASDTVQGGITLRLQNVPWDQALDLVLKTKGLDKRKVGNVLLVAPADEIAARERQELESQKQIADLAPLRRELLQVNYAKAADIAKLFQSVTSAEAKADERGTITVDERTNNIIAYQTQDRLDELRRIVAQLDIPVRQVMIEARIVEANVDYDKSLGVRWGGSIQNKGNWNTSGVTTGDSTTIGTPGSTSTNQPFVDLGASGNTSGIGIAFITDNVLLDLELTAMEKTGNGEIVSQPKVVTSDKETAKILKGTEIPYQEASSSGATSVSFKEASLSLEVTPQITPDNRIIMEVKVTKDEPDYLNKVNDVPPIKKNEVNAKVLVNDGETIVIGGVFSNTQSKVVDKVPFLGDVPYLGRLFRRDVVSEQKSELLVFLTPRIMNNQAIAVSR